TGCGACCTCTTTTACCTGCGCCAGGTAGTCCGTGCGATCTTTCCCGGTCAGCCCCTCAGTGCGCGGCAGTTTCGCCGTCAGCGGGTTCACTGCCTGCTGGTTGATCCACACTTCATAATGCAGATGTGGACCGGTAGAACGTCCAGTGTTACCCGAAAGGGCAATACGATCGCCGCGTTTCACTTTCTGCCCTGGCTGTACCAGCAATTTACGCAGATGCATGTAGCGAGTGGTGTAGGTGCGTCCGTGGCGAACAGCCACATAATACCCGGCAGCGCCACTGCGTTTAGCCATCACGACTTCACCGTCACCGACAGCCAGCACTGGCGTACCCTGTGGCATCGCAAAGTCGACACCACGGTGTGGAGCAACTCGCCCTGTCACCGGGTTCAGGCGACGCGGGTTAAAGTTAGACGAGACGCGGAATTGCTTGGACGTCGGGAAACGCAGGAAGCCTTTCGCAAGCCCTGTACCGTTGCGGTCGTAGAACTTACCATCTTCAGCACGAATGGCGTAGTAATCCTTACCATCAGAACGCAGACGCACACCGACCAGTTGGCTCTGCTCACGCTTACCGTCAAGCATTTCGCGGGACATCAGCACCGAGAACTCATCACCTTTTTTGAGTTTCCTGAAATCCATCTGCCACTGCATGGCCCTGATCACAGAACTGATCTCCGCACTGGTGAGACCAGCATCACGTGCACTGGCCACAAAGCTTGCACCGACTGTTCCTTTCAGGACGTTATTAACCCAATCGCCTTGCTGAACTTCACTGCTCATTTTGAAACCGTTTTCAGTACGATCGTAGGTACGGGTTTCGCGACGAGAGACTTCCCACGTCAGGCGCTGTAAATCACCATCCGCAGTCAGTGTCCATGAAAGTTGCTGACCAATCTTCAGGTTTCGAATGTCTTTATCTGCTGCCGCAAGCTGGCTGATATCACCCATATCAATGCCATACTGATTAAGAATGCTACTGAGCGTATCGCCTGTGGAGACGACATATTCATGCATACCCGCTTCAGACGAGGTTTTATCGTCTAACTCATCTTGCGGGATGGCTTCGTCTTCCTGTGCAGCCTGATCGATCGGTTCACTGGCTTCTGGTAACAAAGAACGGATCTCGTTCTTCTCAAGTTCGATGGTTTTAACGATAGGGGCAGAATGTGGATGGTACACATAGGGCCGCCAGACGGCGACCGCTAAGGTAAGTACAGTAAGCGACCCCAGCATGACGCGGTGGGGTCGTGGCATGTTATTAAATGCCAGAGCGACAGAGCGGGCTATCTGTTGCACGTATTCACTTCCTCGTTAATCTCCTTTCAGGCAGCTCGCATACTGGTTCGCCAGTTGGCTGAGAAACTGTGAATAGCTCTCTTTGCCCAACTTAACAGGGGTTCCAAGCGGGTCCAGGGTTCCCATGCGCACGGAAGTTCCCCTGGCCACGGCTTCCACGACCGCTGGCCTGAACTGTGGCTCAGCAAAAACGCACGTCGCTTTTTGCTCAACCAACTGTGTTCTGATCTCATGTAAACGCTGCGCACCGGGCTGAATTTCAGGATTGACGGTGAAGTGACCAAGCGGGGTCAAGCCGTAGTGTTTTTCGTAGTAGCCATAGGCGTCATGAAAAACGAAATATCCTTTACCTTTCAATGGTGCGAGCTCGTTACCAACCTGCTTATCGGTTGCGGCTAATTGTGCCTCAAAATCCTTCAGGTTGGCGTCAAGTCTGGCTCGACTTTGCGGCATAAGTTCCACTAATTTGTCGTGGATTGCAACCGCCGAGAGCCGCGCTATCTCTGGCGAAAGCCAAAGATGCATGTTGTACTCGCCATGATGGTGATGGTCGTCACCTTTTTCGCCTGTGGCATGGTCATGGTCATGTTCGTCACCATCGTCATCAGCCCCTTTCATGAGCAACGGTTTCACACCTGGCAGCTCAGCAATAGTTACCTGTTTTTGCGCAGGAACCTGCTTGGCCGACTTTTGCATGAAGGCTTCCATCTCAGGGCCAATCCATACAACTAAGTCCGCGTTCTGTAAGCGTTTTACATCCGAAGGACGCAGAGAGTAATCATGTTCTGAAGCCCCATCAGGCAGTAAGACTTGTGTCTCCGTTACCCCGTCCGCAATGGCTGAGGCAATGAATCCTAATGGCTTAAGCGAAGCGACAACGGCGGCGTTAACATCTTGTGCTGTTGTACCCCAAAGGGCAGCGGATAATGCTGCGAAAAGAAGCGTATTTTTATGTAACATAATGCGACTAATCATCGTAATGAATGCGTGGAATGTGATATTATAACATTCGATGACTTCTGCAAGCTTAAATTGACATGACGACTTTGGTTTCTCTCGAAAATATTTCGGTGTCATTCGGTCAGCGCCGCGTCCTCTCTGACGTCTCGCTGGATCTGAAACCCGGCAAAATTTTAACGCTGCTTGGCCCTAATGGGGCAGGTAAATCGACACTGGTGCGCGTGGTTCTTGGGCTGGTAACACCTGACACGGGTGTTATCAAGCGCGATGGCAAGTTACGCATTGGCTACGTGCCGCAAAAATTACACCTGGATGCGACCCTGCCGCTAACGGTCAGCCGTTTTCTGCGGTTGCGCCCCGGTACGCGTAAAGATGACGTGCTTCCCGCGTTAAAACGTGTTCAGGCAGGACATCTGATGGATGCCCCCCTACAGAAGCTTTCGGGTGGCGAAACACAGCGAGTGTTACTCGCGCGGGCACTGTTGAGCCAGCCCCAGTTGCTGGTACTTGATGAACCGACTCAAGGGGTTGACGTCAACGGCCAGGTTGCGCTGTACGATTTAATCGACCAACTGCGGCGTGAACTTGATTGTGCGGTACTGATGGTCTCTCACGATCTGCATCTGGTGATGGCAAAAACAGATGAAGTTCTGTGCCTTAACCACCATATTTGCTGCTCTGGCACGCCAGAAGTGGTCTCAATGCATCCTGAATTTATCTCTATGTTCGGCTCCCGTGGGGCCGAACAGTTGGGTATTTATCGTCATAACCATAATCACCGCCATGATTTGCAAGGACGAATTGTGCTGCGTCGGGGCAATGGACACTCATGATTGAACTGTTACTTCCCGGCTGGCTGGCCGGAATTATGCTGGCCTGCGCGGCTGGACCGTTAGGCTCTTTTGTCGTCTGGCGCAGAATGTCCTACTTTGGTGATACCTTAGCCCACGCTTCTCTGCTCGGTGTGGCCTTTGGCCTGCTGTTGGATGTAAATCCTTTCTACGCCGTCATTGTTGTAACTCTGCTGCTGGCTGCAGGTCTGGTGTGGCTTGAAAAACGCCCTCACCTCGCAATTGATACGCTGCTTGGCATCATGGCACACAGTGCCCTCTCACTGGGTCTGGTGGTGGTCAGTCTGATGTCTAACATCCGCGTCGATCTGATGGCCTACCTGTTCGGCGACCTGTTGGCTGTCACACCAGAAGACCTGATCTCCATCGCCATTGGTGTTGTTGTGGTACTGGGCATTTTATTCTGGCAGTGGCGCAATTTGCTGGCGATGACCGTTAGCCCGGATCTCGCGTTTGTCGATGGTGTTAAACTGCAGCGCGTGAAACTACTGCTGATGCTGGTCACGGCGTTAACCATTGGTGTGGCAATGAAGTTTGTTGGTGCATTGATTATTACATCTCTGCTGATCATCCCTGCGGCAACAGCGCGTCGCTTTGCCAGAACACCGGAGCAAATGGCGGGAGTCGCGGTCATTATCGGTATGATTGCGGTCACTGGGGGGTTAACCTTCTCGGCGTTCTACGATACGCCAGCGGGCCCGTCAGTGGTGCTGTCCGCGGCGCTGCTGTTTATTCTGAGTATGATGAAGAAAACCGCAAGTTAAGCTGGAGGGCGATGAGATGCCCTCACCCTCTCCCGCCGGGAGAGGGAAGCGTCAGCTAAGGCATCTCTGGTGGGGTGATCCCGAAATGATTCCAGGCCCGGACTGTCGCCATACGCCCACGTGGCGTACGTTGTAAAAAACCCTGCTGGATCAAATAGGGTTCAAGCACATCTTCAATGGTTTCGCGCTCTTCACCGATAGCGGCTGCCAGGTTATCGAGCCCCACCGGACCGCCAAAGAATTTATCCAGCACCGCCAGCAGTAACTTGCGGTCCATATAATCGAAACCTTCGGCATCCACATTCAACATATCCAGTGCCTGAGACGCAATCTCCACCGAGATTGTGCCATCGTGTTTCACCTCTGCAAAATCACGCACGCGGCGCAGCAAACGGTTTGCAATACGCGGTGTTCCACGAGAGCGTTTAGCCACTTCGAATGCCCCTTCATCACTCATTTCCAGCCCCATATAGCGTGCGCTACGGCTGACAATGTGCTGAAGATCAGGAACCTGATAGAACTCCAGGCGTTGCACAATCCCAAAACGATCGCGCAAGGGAGAGGTCAAAGAGCCCGCGCGCGTTGTTGCGCCAATCAGCGTAAACGGCGGGAGATCGATTTTAATCGAGCGCGCAGCAGGACCTTCGCCAATCATGATATCCAGTTGGTAATCTTCCATTGCCGGATAGAGCACCTCTTCAACAACAGGTGACAAACGGTGGATTTCATCGATGAACAACACGTCATGAGGCTCAAGGTTGGTGAGCATCGCCGCCAGGTCACCGGCTTTCTCCAGTACCGGGCCTGATGTAGTACGCAGATTGACGCCCATTTCATTGGCGACAATATTAGCAAGCGTCGTTTTACCCAGACCTGGCGGGCCAAAAATGAGCAGGTGATCGAGCGCATCGCCACGCAGTTTTGCCGCCTGGATGAAGATTTCCATCTGCGAACGAACCTGCGGCTGGCCAATATACTCATCAAGCAGCTTTGGGCGAATCGCACGATCCACGACATCTTCTGGCGTGTTACTGGCGGCAGAGACCAGGCGGTCTGCTTCAATCATCCTTTACCTCACAATGCGGCGCGCAGCGCTTCGCGGATCAGGGTTTCACTGCTGGCATCCGGTTTGGCAACCTTGCTGACCATACGGCTGGCTTCCTGAGGCTTGTAGCCCAGTGCCACCAGTGCAGCAACCGCTTCCTGTTCAGCATCATCAGATGCCGGAGAATCAGGAGAGGTCAGCACCAGATCGGCTGCCGGCGTAAAGAGATCGCCATGCAGACCTTTAAAGCGATCTTTCATTTCGACAATCAGACGTTCCGCCGTCTTTTTCCCGATACCAGGAAGTTTAATCAATGCCACAGGATCTTCACGCTCAACGGCGTTAACAAACTGCTGAGCCGACATGCCGGATAAAATCGCCAGCGCCAGTTTCGGCCCCACGCCATTGGTTTTAATCAGTTCACGGAACAGGGTGCGTTCCTGTTTATTGTTAAACCCATACAACAGTTGTGCATCTTCACGCACGACAAAATGGGTGAAAACAATGGCTTCTTTTCCGGCATCAGGAAGCTCATAGAAACAGGTCATTGGCATGTGTACTTCATAGCCCACGCCTCCCGTTTCAAGCAGTACTAACGGGGGTTGTTTTTCAATGATGATGCCTCTGAGTCTGCCTATCACATGACGCTCCTGCGTTCTGGAAGAAGTTATGCCCTAAATAATTCGAGTTGCAGGAAGGCTGCAAGGGAGTAAATCCCCAGGAGCGAACACCCGTAAGTGACTGGGGTGAGCGAGTGCAGCCAACGCTCATGCAACTTGAAGTATGACGAGTATAATAAAAAAAGGCTGGATAAACATCCAGCCTGATTTGTTATTATCGTAACCTGCCTCGTGCCAGATTGAGCCGCGACTCACTCATCTGCATCGCATTTTGGCTGACATGGCAGTGAGTTATCGCAATTGCCAGCGCATCGGCGGCATCAGCCTGTGGGTTAGCCGGCAGCTTCAGCAAGGTGCGCACCATGTGCTGTACCTGACTTTTCTCTGCACTACCAATCCCCACGACCGTCTGCTTCACCTGACGTGCGGCATATTCGAACACCGGAAGATCCTGGTTCACTGCCGCGACAATCGCCACCCCACGAGCCTGACCCAGTTTCAGCGCCGAATCGGCGTTTTTCGCCATAAAGACCTGCTCAATGGCAAAATAGTCTGGCTGAAACTGAGTAATGATTTCCGACACACCTGCATAAATGAGCTTCAGCCGTGACGGCAAATCATCGACTTTGGTGCGAATACAACCACTACCAAGGTAGGTTAGCTGGCGTCCAACCTGACGGATGACGCCATAGCCAGTGACGCGTGAGCCAGGGTCAATCCCGAGGATTATCGACATCACGCGTCTCCTGTAAACGGTTCATGCACCCTATATAATTCGAGCGCCAGGAAGGTAAGCGAACGCAAACAACGCACCTGTCGCCTGAAGTATGACGGGTATACGCTCTCATCAGAGAGTCGCCGCAACCTCATCCGAGATTTCACCGTTGTGATACACTTCCTGCACGTCGTCGCAGTCTTCAAGCATGTCGATCAGACGCAGCAGTTTTGGCGCAGTCTCTGCATCCATATCCGCTTTGGTTGACGGAATCATCGAGACTTCTGCGTTATCCGCTTTCAGACCAGCAGCTTCCAGCGCATCACGTACAGCGCCCATCTCTTCCCATGCGGTATAAACGTCAATCGCACCGTCGTCGAAGGTTACAACGTCTTCAGCACCGGCTTCCAGCGCCGCTTCCATGATCACATCTTCGTCGCCTTTCTCGAAGGAGATGACGCCTTTTTTGCTGAACAGGTAAGCAACTGAACCATCAGTTCCCAGATTACCGCCGGTTTTGGTGAACGCATGACGCACTTCCGCAACGGTACGGTTACGGTTGTCAGACAAGCATTCAACCATCACTGCAGTACCGCCAGGGCCGTAACCTTCATAAATGATGGTTTCCATGTTCGCGTCGTCATCACCGCCAACACCACGCGCAATAGCACGGTTCAGGGTGTCACGCGTCATGTTGTTAGACAGCGCTTTATCAATCGCTGCACGCAGACGTGGGTTTGAAGCGGCATCGCCGCCACCCAGACGCGCTGCGGTTACCAGCTCACGAATGATTTTAGTAAAAATTTTACCGCGTTTAGCATCCTGTGCCGCTTTGCGGTGTTTGGTGTTGGCCCACTTACTATGACCTGCCATAAAAAGTTCCTCAAAAATTATCCTTCGCCTTTCAGCTACCGGGTGCGTTGGCTGCGCCCGCTCATACCGGTCACTTACCAACGTAAGCGTCTGGTGATTCGCGACCTTGCCGCCTTCCTGGTAACTGAAATGCCTGGAAATTAATTAACATTAATTACAAATTCTTCAATCGCCTGCCGATTGCTCCACGACTTGGTCAGTGCGGCGGCATCCGCCGCATCTACCCAGCGGTAGGTCAAATGTTCAGTGAACACGATCTCCCGTTCGTGGGGAAGCGCAAGACAGAACCAGGATTCCGTATTACGGTCGATGCCCGGCGCATAGCGATGGCGTAAATGGCTAAAAATTTCAAACTCCACCGTGCGCTGACAGTCCTTCAGGGTCAGTTGCTCAAGAGCAACATCGATAGTGACCTCTTCCTTTACTTCACGCACGGCAGCCTGCAATGCGGTTTCCCCCTCTTCCAGACTGCCGGTAACCGACTGCCAAAAATCAGGGTCATCGCATCGCTGCAACATCAGCACCCGTTTCGTGTCCTGGGCATAGATAACGACTAAGACAGAAATGGGGCGCTTATATTGCATATTATTCGTTCTCCGAAATCTCTTTTGACACTTTCGGCAAAACCTGGATGCCCAGTTCAGTCAGAGAGGCCGGGTTAGCAAAGCTCGGCGCTTCAGTCATCAGACACGCCGCTGCTGTGGTTTTCGGGAAGGCAATAACATCACGAATGTTGTCAGTGCCGGTCAGCAGCATGGTCAGGCGATCAAGACCAAACGCCAGACCTGCGTGCGGCGGCGTACCGTATTTCAGCGCATCCAGCAGGAAGCCAAACTTCTCACGCTGTTCTGTCTCGTTGATACCCAAAATACCAAACACCGTCTGCTGCATTTCACCGCTGTGAATACGCACGGAACCGCCACCCACTTCGTAGCCGTTGATGACCATGTCATAGGCGTTAGCTACCGCATCTTCCGGAGCAGCTTTCAGTTCAGCAGCCGTCATGTCTTTCGGTGAGGTGAATGGGTGGTGCATTGCAGTCAAACCACCTTCGCCGTCTTCTTCAAACATTGGGAAGTCGATAACCCAGAGCGGAGCCCATTTGGTTTCGTCGGTCAGGTTGAGGTCTTTACCCAGTTTCAGACGCAGTGCGCCCATCGCATCGGCAACGACTTTCTTGTTGTCTGCGCCGAAGAAGATCATGTCGCCGTCTTGCGCACCAGTGCGCTCAAGGATCGCTTCCACGATTTCCACATTCAGGAATTTCGCGACCGGGCTGGTAATACCGTCCAGACCTTTTGCTCGCTCGGTCACCTTAATGTAGGCCAGGCCTTTCGCGCCGTAGATCTTGATGAAGTTGCCGTAGTCGTCAATCTGTTTACGGCTAAGAGCTGCACCACTCGGTACACGCAGAGCAGCAACACGGCCTTTTGGATCGTTAGCCGGGCCAGAAAATACCGCGAACTCGACGGATTTTACCAGGTCAGCCACGTCCACAAGCTCCATTGGGTTACGCAGGTCTGGTTTGTCTGAGCCGTAACGACGCTCCGCTTCAGCAAAGGTCATGATTGGGAAATCACCCAGCTCTACACCTTTCACGTCGTTCCACAGTCCGCGCACCAGCGCTTCCATCACTTCACGCACCTGTTCGGCAGTCATGAAGGAGGTTTCTACGTCGATCTGGGTAAATTCTGGCTGACGGTCAGCACGCAGGTCTTCGTCACGGAAGCATTTTACGATCTGATAGTAGCGATCAAAACCGGACATCATCAGCAACTGTTTGAACAGCTGTGGAGACTGTGGCAACGCATAGAATTTGCCTTTATGAACGCGGGACGGGACCAGGTAATCGCGCGCGCCTTCTGGCGTGGCTTTGGTCAGCATCGGGGTTTCGATGTCGAGGAAACCGTGATCATCCATAAAGCGGCGCACCAGGCTGGTGATTTTCGCGCGTGTTTTCAGACGCTGAGCCATTTCTGGGCGACGCAGATCCAGATAACGGTATTTCAGGCGAGCTTCTTCCGTATTGACGTGGTTTGAGTCAAGCGGCAGCGCTTCTGCGCGGTTGATGATCGTCAGATCGGAGGCCAGTACTTCGATTGCGCCAGTCGCCATTTCAGCGTTGATGTTCTTCTCATCACGCGCGCGCACCGTACCGGTCACCTGGATGCAGAATTCATTACGCAGTTCAGAAGCCAGCTTCAATGCATCCGCGCGATCCGGATCGAAGAACACCTGAACGATACCTTCACGGTCGCGCATATCGATGAAAATAAGGCTACCAAGATCACGACGACGGTTGACCCAACCACACAAGGTAACTTGCTGTCCGACATGGGACTGACGCAGCTGCCCGCAATATTCTGTACGCATGAGATATCCCTTAATTAGCCGCAGGCTGATTGTCGCCTCTGTTCCAGGCTACTTTTGTCGCAGCTTTAACTGTATGTCACCACTGGGTGAAAAAAGGCGGCTATTATACTGAAAATTCCGCCATACGATAAGAGAGAAGCGCGCCTGACGCACGTTTGCTGCACTCTTATTGCGCATTCTCACAAAAATTAACAAAATTATCCGATCTTCATCCCCCCTTTACGTCGTAAGGTGTGGCCAAAGCGATTCATTTTACTGGAGTAACCATGTTGACATTTGATGCCACTAAAACTGCCCTTGTCGTGATTGATTTACAGGAAGGGATACTGCCCTTTGCCGGTGGCCCTCATACCGCAGGGAATGTGGTCGACCGTGCTGCCCGCCTGGCAGAAAAATGTCGTCGTGTTGGCGCTCCGGTTGTCCTGGTCCGTGTAGGTTGGTCTGAAGACTTCGCTGAAGCATTAAAACAGCCCGTCGATGCGCAAGCGCCTGCTCACGCACTGCCTGCTAACTGGTGGGCTTATCCAGAAAAACTGGGTAAATGCGACAGCGATATTGAGGTAACAAAGCGTCAGTGGGGCGCATTCTACGGAACCGATCTCGAATTACAGCTGCGCCGCCGTGGCATTGACACCATCATTCTGTGTGGGATCTCCACCAACATCGGCGTGGAATCTACCGCCCGCAACGCCTGGGAACTGGGCTTTAACCTGGTGATTGCAGAAGATGCATGCAGCGCGGCATCGGCTGACCAGCATAAGGGCAGCATGACAAACATCTTCCCGCGCATTGGGCGTGTACGCAGCACAGAAGAGATCGTAAGCGCGTTATGATCTATCTGGGCCTTCCCCAATGGTCGCACCCGAAATGGGTGCGGCTGGGTATCACCAGCCTCGAAGAGTACGCCCGACACTTCAACTGTGTCGAAGGCAATACCACGCTGTACGCCTTGCCAAAGGCCGAA
This sequence is a window from Enterobacter sp. RHBSTW-00994. Protein-coding genes within it:
- the nudB gene encoding dihydroneopterin triphosphate diphosphatase, with the translated sequence MQYKRPISVLVVIYAQDTKRVLMLQRCDDPDFWQSVTGSLEEGETALQAAVREVKEEVTIDVALEQLTLKDCQRTVEFEIFSHLRHRYAPGIDRNTESWFCLALPHEREIVFTEHLTYRWVDAADAAALTKSWSNRQAIEEFVINVN
- a CDS encoding hydrolase, which encodes MLTFDATKTALVVIDLQEGILPFAGGPHTAGNVVDRAARLAEKCRRVGAPVVLVRVGWSEDFAEALKQPVDAQAPAHALPANWWAYPEKLGKCDSDIEVTKRQWGAFYGTDLELQLRRRGIDTIILCGISTNIGVESTARNAWELGFNLVIAEDACSAASADQHKGSMTNIFPRIGRVRSTEEIVSAL
- the aspS gene encoding aspartate--tRNA ligase, producing MRTEYCGQLRQSHVGQQVTLCGWVNRRRDLGSLIFIDMRDREGIVQVFFDPDRADALKLASELRNEFCIQVTGTVRARDEKNINAEMATGAIEVLASDLTIINRAEALPLDSNHVNTEEARLKYRYLDLRRPEMAQRLKTRAKITSLVRRFMDDHGFLDIETPMLTKATPEGARDYLVPSRVHKGKFYALPQSPQLFKQLLMMSGFDRYYQIVKCFRDEDLRADRQPEFTQIDVETSFMTAEQVREVMEALVRGLWNDVKGVELGDFPIMTFAEAERRYGSDKPDLRNPMELVDVADLVKSVEFAVFSGPANDPKGRVAALRVPSGAALSRKQIDDYGNFIKIYGAKGLAYIKVTERAKGLDGITSPVAKFLNVEIVEAILERTGAQDGDMIFFGADNKKVVADAMGALRLKLGKDLNLTDETKWAPLWVIDFPMFEEDGEGGLTAMHHPFTSPKDMTAAELKAAPEDAVANAYDMVINGYEVGGGSVRIHSGEMQQTVFGILGINETEQREKFGFLLDALKYGTPPHAGLAFGLDRLTMLLTGTDNIRDVIAFPKTTAAACLMTEAPSFANPASLTELGIQVLPKVSKEISENE
- the znuA gene encoding zinc ABC transporter substrate-binding protein ZnuA codes for the protein MLHKNTLLFAALSAALWGTTAQDVNAAVVASLKPLGFIASAIADGVTETQVLLPDGASEHDYSLRPSDVKRLQNADLVVWIGPEMEAFMQKSAKQVPAQKQVTIAELPGVKPLLMKGADDDGDEHDHDHATGEKGDDHHHHGEYNMHLWLSPEIARLSAVAIHDKLVELMPQSRARLDANLKDFEAQLAATDKQVGNELAPLKGKGYFVFHDAYGYYEKHYGLTPLGHFTVNPEIQPGAQRLHEIRTQLVEQKATCVFAEPQFRPAVVEAVARGTSVRMGTLDPLGTPVKLGKESYSQFLSQLANQYASCLKGD
- the ruvC gene encoding crossover junction endodeoxyribonuclease RuvC — encoded protein: MSIILGIDPGSRVTGYGVIRQVGRQLTYLGSGCIRTKVDDLPSRLKLIYAGVSEIITQFQPDYFAIEQVFMAKNADSALKLGQARGVAIVAAVNQDLPVFEYAARQVKQTVVGIGSAEKSQVQHMVRTLLKLPANPQADAADALAIAITHCHVSQNAMQMSESRLNLARGRLR
- the ruvA gene encoding Holliday junction branch migration protein RuvA — translated: MIGRLRGIIIEKQPPLVLLETGGVGYEVHMPMTCFYELPDAGKEAIVFTHFVVREDAQLLYGFNNKQERTLFRELIKTNGVGPKLALAILSGMSAQQFVNAVEREDPVALIKLPGIGKKTAERLIVEMKDRFKGLHGDLFTPAADLVLTSPDSPASDDAEQEAVAALVALGYKPQEASRMVSKVAKPDASSETLIREALRAAL
- the znuB gene encoding zinc ABC transporter permease subunit ZnuB → MIELLLPGWLAGIMLACAAGPLGSFVVWRRMSYFGDTLAHASLLGVAFGLLLDVNPFYAVIVVTLLLAAGLVWLEKRPHLAIDTLLGIMAHSALSLGLVVVSLMSNIRVDLMAYLFGDLLAVTPEDLISIAIGVVVVLGILFWQWRNLLAMTVSPDLAFVDGVKLQRVKLLLMLVTALTIGVAMKFVGALIITSLLIIPAATARRFARTPEQMAGVAVIIGMIAVTGGLTFSAFYDTPAGPSVVLSAALLFILSMMKKTAS
- the ruvB gene encoding Holliday junction branch migration DNA helicase RuvB, producing the protein MIEADRLVSAASNTPEDVVDRAIRPKLLDEYIGQPQVRSQMEIFIQAAKLRGDALDHLLIFGPPGLGKTTLANIVANEMGVNLRTTSGPVLEKAGDLAAMLTNLEPHDVLFIDEIHRLSPVVEEVLYPAMEDYQLDIMIGEGPAARSIKIDLPPFTLIGATTRAGSLTSPLRDRFGIVQRLEFYQVPDLQHIVSRSARYMGLEMSDEGAFEVAKRSRGTPRIANRLLRRVRDFAEVKHDGTISVEIASQALDMLNVDAEGFDYMDRKLLLAVLDKFFGGPVGLDNLAAAIGEERETIEDVLEPYLIQQGFLQRTPRGRMATVRAWNHFGITPPEMP
- the mepM gene encoding murein DD-endopeptidase MepM, with the protein product MQQIARSVALAFNNMPRPHRVMLGSLTVLTLAVAVWRPYVYHPHSAPIVKTIELEKNEIRSLLPEASEPIDQAAQEDEAIPQDELDDKTSSEAGMHEYVVSTGDTLSSILNQYGIDMGDISQLAAADKDIRNLKIGQQLSWTLTADGDLQRLTWEVSRRETRTYDRTENGFKMSSEVQQGDWVNNVLKGTVGASFVASARDAGLTSAEISSVIRAMQWQMDFRKLKKGDEFSVLMSREMLDGKREQSQLVGVRLRSDGKDYYAIRAEDGKFYDRNGTGLAKGFLRFPTSKQFRVSSNFNPRRLNPVTGRVAPHRGVDFAMPQGTPVLAVGDGEVVMAKRSGAAGYYVAVRHGRTYTTRYMHLRKLLVQPGQKVKRGDRIALSGNTGRSTGPHLHYEVWINQQAVNPLTAKLPRTEGLTGKDRTDYLAQVKEVAPQLRFD
- the znuC gene encoding zinc ABC transporter ATP-binding protein ZnuC; its protein translation is MTTLVSLENISVSFGQRRVLSDVSLDLKPGKILTLLGPNGAGKSTLVRVVLGLVTPDTGVIKRDGKLRIGYVPQKLHLDATLPLTVSRFLRLRPGTRKDDVLPALKRVQAGHLMDAPLQKLSGGETQRVLLARALLSQPQLLVLDEPTQGVDVNGQVALYDLIDQLRRELDCAVLMVSHDLHLVMAKTDEVLCLNHHICCSGTPEVVSMHPEFISMFGSRGAEQLGIYRHNHNHRHDLQGRIVLRRGNGHS
- a CDS encoding YebC/PmpR family DNA-binding transcriptional regulator, coding for MAGHSKWANTKHRKAAQDAKRGKIFTKIIRELVTAARLGGGDAASNPRLRAAIDKALSNNMTRDTLNRAIARGVGGDDDANMETIIYEGYGPGGTAVMVECLSDNRNRTVAEVRHAFTKTGGNLGTDGSVAYLFSKKGVISFEKGDEDVIMEAALEAGAEDVVTFDDGAIDVYTAWEEMGAVRDALEAAGLKADNAEVSMIPSTKADMDAETAPKLLRLIDMLEDCDDVQEVYHNGEISDEVAATL